Genomic segment of Candidatus Methylomirabilota bacterium:
AGCCACAATGACGTGTCGTACATGGCTAGCCTCCACCCATGGGTCTAACGATCTCGACCCTGTCTCCGTCCTTGAGATGCGTGTCGGCGTACTGCGCCTTCGGCGTGATCTCGCGGTTGAGCGCGACGGCCGTGTACTCGCGCTTCACCTTTAAATGCTCGAGCAGGCCATCCACGCTCACGCCCTCGGGCACTTCCATCGCCTCGCCGTTCACCAGTACACGCATGAATTCTGCACCTCGGCCGGATGCGAATTATACCCCAGCGTCGAGCTGGGCGACGAGCGCGGCTGGGTCGGTCACGGGGAGCTGGCAGACGCTCCGCCGGCAGACATAGGCCGTGGGCTTGCCGTCCACGGCCCCGCGCTCGGCAAGGAGCGGCAGCCCCGCCCGGGCGGGCGAGCCCGCTGGCGCGCCAACGACGAGACGATTCGGCATATACCGGCGGAACGCCGTCTCGACGAGCGGCCCCGGGCCGGAACCGTCGGGCCAGACGAGAGCGACCTCGGCCACGGGCCCCAGCTGGAAGTCGAGCGCCCCGAGGTAGCGCCCGAAGCCGGACGGATAGCGGGTCATGAGGTCGGCCATGGGCCGGAGCGCTTTCAGCGCGAGCGCCTCGTAGCGTTCCTCGCCGAACAGGATGGCCAGCCTGAGCAGCCACTCGATGGCCACCGAGGTGCCCGAGGGCACGGCATTGTCGAAGAGGTTGCGGGGCCTCACGACCAGCGCTTCCTGATCCTCGCCCGTGTCGAAGAACATCTCCTCCCGCTCGTCCCAGAAGAGCGCCAAGGCCTGCTCCGCCAGGCGCCGCGACTCGTCGAGCCACCGCCGGTCGAAAGTCGCCTCGTAGAGCGCGAGCAGACCCGCCCCGACCATGGCGTAATCCTCGAGGTAGCCCTTGATCTTGGCCTGGCCGTCCTTCCAGGAGCGGAGCAGCCGGTCGCCGTCCTTCATCCGCGTCGT
This window contains:
- the thiS gene encoding sulfur carrier protein ThiS, whose protein sequence is MRVLVNGEAMEVPEGVSVDGLLEHLKVKREYTAVALNREITPKAQYADTHLKDGDRVEIVRPMGGG